The window TCTGTGGTCAAGGTGCTCGATGAACACGAACGCACGATGGCGTTCGCCGAGGTGGCGCTCGGTCAGATCCGATCGCTCAAGCAAACTGCAATTCCCCGCAATTACGAGATCTGGTACGTCTACGCGACCGGCTACAATGCGCCGCTCAACAAGATCATCAACGAGACGCTGGCACGCAACGGCAAGCTGACCGAAGCCGATCTCGAGCAGATCTACGACGCCTATCTCTCCCACATCAAAACCACCGACCGCATCGACAAGGTCGGTGCGCGCGTCATCGGCGAAATCGACGACGTCGTGGATGTGTTGAGCGAAGCTCTCGGAATGACGAGCTCTTACGACGCCAGCCTGTCGGGTGCTGCGAAGGAGCTTTCGCTGGCCAAGCAGGCCGAGCAGATCAAATCGATCATCGAATCTCTGCTCCGTTCCACCGGCGAAATGCGTGAGAGCAACAAGACGCTGGAAGATCGGCTCATCCTGGCGAAGAGCGAGATCAGCAATCTTCAGCAGAGCCTGGAGGCGATCCGCGCCGAGAGCCTGACAGATCCGCTGACGGGCCTCGGCAACCGCAAATATTTCGACCGCATGATCGGCATGGCCGTGCAGAGCGCGCTTGCGAGCGGCGAACCGCTGTCGCTCTTGCTGTTCGACATCGACCATTTCAAGTCGTTCAACGATTCCTACGGCCATCTCACCGGTGACCAGGTGCTCCGGCTGGTCGGCCTGTCCCTGAAGCAGACCATCAAGGGCCAGGACATCACCGCGCGCTACGGCGGCGAAGAATTCGCGGTGGTGCTGCCCAACACCGCGCTGCGCCAGGCCCTCACCGTCGCCGACCACATCCGCCGCGCCGTGATGGCGAAGGAACTGAAGAAGAAATCCACCGGCGAGATCCTCGGCCGCGTCACCATTTCCGTCGGCGTCTCCATGCTGAAGCAGGGCGACGACACCGAAGCGCTGATCGAGCGTGCGGATGCCTGCCTCTATGCCGCCAAGCGTAACGGCCGCAACCGTGTGATCTGCGAAGTCGACCCGGAATACGCGGTCGAGACGCACAACCGGGTGGCATGACGCGCAACCAACGCGCCGAAAGCCGCCCGCGCTTGACATTCCAATCTGACGAACGACATCTTCCTCCTCGCCCCCCGCGAGCATCGAGGACTTGTCATCTTGCCAAACCCGCATGATTTTCACGTCCCGCAACCGTCCTACACCAGGGACGATCTGCT is drawn from Bradyrhizobium diazoefficiens and contains these coding sequences:
- a CDS encoding GGDEF domain-containing protein produces the protein MVKVLDEHERTMAFAEVALGQIRSLKQTAIPRNYEIWYVYATGYNAPLNKIINETLARNGKLTEADLEQIYDAYLSHIKTTDRIDKVGARVIGEIDDVVDVLSEALGMTSSYDASLSGAAKELSLAKQAEQIKSIIESLLRSTGEMRESNKTLEDRLILAKSEISNLQQSLEAIRAESLTDPLTGLGNRKYFDRMIGMAVQSALASGEPLSLLLFDIDHFKSFNDSYGHLTGDQVLRLVGLSLKQTIKGQDITARYGGEEFAVVLPNTALRQALTVADHIRRAVMAKELKKKSTGEILGRVTISVGVSMLKQGDDTEALIERADACLYAAKRNGRNRVICEVDPEYAVETHNRVA